Genomic segment of Geminocystis herdmanii PCC 6308:
TCAAAAAAATTTAAGTTTGTTCTATAATGTGTCAATAATCTATATCATCTATCTTGGATCAGTTAAATGTTTGATAAACTTTTTGGTAAACGATTTAAGAATACTCCTACTTTGTCTGAGACTTCAAAGGCTGATGATAAACAAATCAAGACAGAAATTGTCCCGAAAAAGAATAAATTTTCTATAGAGCAACAAAGAAAATTACAAGTAGAAAGAAAAAGACAAATCATCAACGAATTTGAAAAATCTTTACTGAATTTACAAATAGAAACAGGTATTTGGACACCAGTATATATTGTCAATTTATATGAGTTAGATTTTAGCGAACCACAAACGGATTTTGCTCCCTTTATTGAAAAGTCTTTAGAAGACAGTTTTGCTATTCATAAAGAGAATTTAAAACAAAAAATTTATCGGGAATCCTTTAACTTACAACCAGCAGAAACCCTTATTGTTATAAAAGAAATAAGCGGAGAAATTTTCTTATCTTTCAAAAAGTTTCCTTTTAATATTGAGAAGTTAGTAGAGCTTTTAAACGTGGGATTTTTAACTCCAAGTACTCACAAAATTTTACTTTTAACTTATTTTATTCCTCCTATTCCTGACGATTTATACAAGTTTGATAATATTATTATTCCCCAAACTTTTGAAGATGCTATTAAGGATATTGTTAACTATTGCGATCGACATTTTAATACAGATAATCTGACTTTTGACAAGTGGCAAAATTTAATTTTAGGCTTAAATGCCCAAGGAATGATTATCAAATTTCCTGACTCAGAAGAAACCGTTACTTTAGATAAAATTCTCACAGAAGATTATAGTAATATTGGTTATCATCGACTAAAAGTAGAAGAAATTGTTAAAGATACCGTGGAAAAAAATCCCATTGTTATCCCTTTCTTTATCTTATTATTAGCTTTCTTTTGTTCAGAAAAATCCGATAGTCAAATATTCACCTACCATTATTTATTTTCTCCCACAGGTTTAGCAAAAAAACGCTTAATGGATAATGGTAAAATTTCCTATCCTAAATTATTTAACAAATTATTAGACGAATCTTTATTACCTAATCAGTTTAGAAAATGTCTTTCAACTATTTATTATGAAGGATTTATTTTGCATCAATACGAAGTAGATGATTTATTATTTAAGTTTCGAGAAAAATATATACAATCTCAACCAAAACCTCCCCAGAAATTTGATACTAGCAACTGGTAAACGATTACTTCTATAAGTTCGTAAATTTTAACTTTCTTAATGGCTAAAGCCATCACTACAAACTTTCTCATTCCTAATTGCGAACAATTATTGTACAATAGCCAAAATAAGATTAATTTGTGAAGGATAGATATTGTGGCTTTTAAAATCGGTTTATTAGGACTTGGAACTGTAGGTACAGGTACAGCAGAAATATTATTAAATCCTGAAGGCAGACACCCCCTTATCCAAGATATAACGATCGAACAAATCGGGGTAAAGTCTTTAGAGAAGAAACGATCGATCGAACTCCCTACAAACATTTTTACCACTGATTTAGAAGCAATCGTCACTAATCCAGACATTGATATTGTAGTCGAATTAATCGGCGGTTTAGAACCCGCTAGAAGTCTTATTTTAAGCGCGATCGAACACGGCAAACACGTTGTAACGGCTAATAAAGCCGTCATGGCAAGATTTGGTCCAGAAATCTACGAAGCCGCCAATAACGCAAAAGTATATGTACTCTTAGAAGCCGCCGTTGGCGGTGGTATTCCCATTGTCGAACCCTTAAAACAATCTTTAGGCGCAAACCGTTTTGAAAATATCATTGGAATTGTTAACGGCACAACTAACTATATCCTCACTCAAATGACTCAAAACGGAGTCGATTTTGAAGAGGTATTAAAAGAAGCCCAAGCATTAGGCTACGCCGAAGCCGATCCCACTGCCGATGTAGGAGGATTAGATGCCGCCGATAAAATTGCCATTTTAGCCTCTTTAGCCTTTGGCGGTAAAGTAAAACGGGAGGATGTCTATTGTGAAGGTATCACAAAAATTACTAGCAGTG
This window contains:
- a CDS encoding homoserine dehydrogenase; translated protein: MAFKIGLLGLGTVGTGTAEILLNPEGRHPLIQDITIEQIGVKSLEKKRSIELPTNIFTTDLEAIVTNPDIDIVVELIGGLEPARSLILSAIEHGKHVVTANKAVMARFGPEIYEAANNAKVYVLLEAAVGGGIPIVEPLKQSLGANRFENIIGIVNGTTNYILTQMTQNGVDFEEVLKEAQALGYAEADPTADVGGLDAADKIAILASLAFGGKVKREDVYCEGITKITSSDISYAEKLGFVIKLLAIAHKVPDTEKLQLRVHPTFVPKSHPLANINGVNNAILVEGQPLGQVMFYGPGAGSGPTASAVVADIMNIVGVLHSNKKAENLDPLLSCSPQNYCVVTPIEDVYTRFYARFLCADVPGVIGHLGMAFGDHSVSLESVVQIGFQEDLAEIVVVTHKVREGNFRSAIEEIRSLNAIKNIPSIIRVL